In Bacillus thuringiensis, the DNA window AGCCAATATAATATGACATTCCATATAAAACATTGTATTCCTAATATATTCTCATTCATTCTCTTTAGAATTGACTTATTTTTATGCACTTTCACTAAATTACATTATTGTAATGTTACTGTAAGCTAACTCGATAGTTACGTTTCCATATTTCTTATACACTAATACCAGAAGCAACAAACAAGCTTCTCATCATTTCAAAACTAATACAAAAAATGTATTTACTATAAAACATATAGAAGGAGAAATCATCATGAAAAAATTAATAGGAATCGGATTAGCAGCAGCAATTTCACTTGGAGCGCTATCAGGTTGTTCTTTATTAGGAGAGAAAGCGAACGGCTTTGTACTGTATGGATCAGAAGAGCAAGTTCAGCAAATTACAGATAAAAACAAAAAAGAAGTGAAAGAAAAAGACTTCTATAAAATGAAAATGACAACATTAGAAGGTAAAAAAGTTCTTGTCATGGATAAGAAAACTGGTGAAGAACTGGTGAAGAAAGAGTTACTGAGCAAAGTTTCTAAAAAAGACGACACAAAACCACTTGATAAATTACCAGCTGTAACAACAGAACAAGGTGTATTATTTGCAAAAGAAAAAGTAGAAAATGCTACACTTGATGGGGCTAAATTAAAATACGAAGGCAACACAATCATCGGAAGTGGCCGTGCATATGCCGACATGTTCGCGATTGTTGATGATGCAACTTACGGAAATGTAAAAGGTGAAGAGAAATCTGTTGGGGTATTAAAATTTGATAAAGATCCTAGTAAAGAATTCCCTGGTTACAACGGCATAGAAGCTTCTCAACTTGTAAAAATTAAAAAGTAAAACAAAAAAAGCTTTGCGAAATTCGCAAAGCTTTTTTCTATTTATGAGCAACTTGCTCCATATCAGGACTACAAGTTTGCGATTGACAGGACTTATTTAAAGAACATGCTGCGCATTTTCCCTTTTTACTTCTCTTTACAAAATTAACTAACGTGTATGCTGCATAACCAAAAATGATAGCTCCAATTATAATATTGACCATCATCACAATACATCTCCTTCTAGAATCCGAGTAGGGATCCAACTTGGTATATAATGAGCGTTAATACATAAGCAACAACAAGTGGATACACGACAGAGAAAATCGTCCACTTCGCTGAACCTGTTTCACGTTTAATAACGGCTACTGTCGCTAAACACGGAACATATAATAAAACAAAGAACATAAATGCATATGCTGATAGCGCCGTATAATGTGCTCCCATTACATTTCCTAGCACATCTTCTTTCACCGCATAAATAATTGCCATTGTAGAAACGACAACTTCTTTCGCTAAAAATCCTGTTAACAGGGATGCCCCAGCTTGCCACGTTCCAAAGCCGAGCGGTGCAAATAGTGGTGCGATAAATCCACCAATCATCGCTAAGAAGCTGTCTCCCATATCAACACCAAATCCTGATGGACCTGCATAATTTAATAGCCAAATGACAACAGAACCACCGAAGATAAATGTACCTGCTTTACGAACAAACCCTTTCCCTTTCTCCCACGTGCTTAGCCATAACGTTTTCACTTGTGGCACGCGGTAAGGAGGTAGTTCAATAACGAAAATAGATTTTTCTGCTTTTAAAATTGTAAGAGACATAATTTTTGTAACAAGTAACGCAAGAACAATACCTGCAACATATAAAGAAAATACAACAGTTGCCTGACTATTAGGGAAGAATACTCCCGCAAACAGTGCATATACAGGTAAACGTGCCGAACAAGACATAAACGGTGTTACAAGAACTGTAAGTAAACGTTCTTTTTCTTGTTCAATCGTTCTCGCTGCCATAATACCTGGAACATTACATCCAAAACCGATAATCATCGGAATGAACGCTTTTCCGTTTAAACCGAAGAACTCCATAATTCGATCCATAACAACTGCAATTCGCGCCATATATCCTGAGTCTTCTAGTAATGAAATGAAAAAGAATAGTGCAAAGATTTGTGGCACGAATACTAATACAGCACCAACACCAGCAATAATCCCTTCTGTAACGAGTGCTTGAATAAAATCAGAAGCACCAACACTTGTAAGTCCAGCCGTTACCCAATCCGTAAGCTGTCCACCAAAAAAGCCATCTAGCATATCCGATAAAGGTGTACCAATCCACGTAAACGTAACCTGAAAAATAAAAAACATAACTGCTAAAAAGATTGGAAGTCCTAAAATTTTATGCGTAATTAGTCTATCAATTTTTTCCGAAAAAGGAATTTTTCCTTCTTTCTCATGCTTCATAACATTTGTTTTTAACTTTTCAATATACGCTTCACGAGTTTTGTAAATGTGCTCTTCCAACGTACAATCAAGTTTTCCTTCTAAGCGAGATCGAACGGCTATGAGTTCCTTATAAATTGGTAGTGCTTTCATTTCTTTTTCTACTACTTCGTTATTGCTTAAAAATTGAAGGGCTAACCATCTTGGATGCTTATAATTCGCTGTCTCTAAAAGAGCTATAACCTCTCCAATTCCTTCATCCATTTGTACACCATATGAAATAACGAATGGTTTTTTCTCTTTTTTGTCATTTTCTTTAAGAGTCGCAAGTAGTTCTTCACAGCCTTTTCCGCTTCTTGCAACGACAGGAACAACTGTTACACCTAATAATTCTGATAACCGTTTTACATCAATTACAATTCCTCTTTGCTTCGCCACATCAACCATATTTAAACCAATCGAAACTGGTTTACCAAATTCAAGCAATTGTAATGTTAAATGCATATTTCGCTCGAATTGCGAAGAATCCACTATATTTAACATATGATGAAATTCGTCTGTTAGTAGAAAATTCGTAACGACACCTTCATCACGTGAAACTGGATTTAAATCATAAACGCCTGGTAAATCAATTAATGTTCCTTGCTTATCTTTTAATTTACCAACCTTCTTTTCTACTGTTACACCGCTCCAGTTTCCTACATACTCATAAGAACCAGTAAGTGCATTAAATAATGATGTCTTCCCTGTATTTGGATTCCCTAGCAAAGCAACCTTATTCACGCTAATTCCACCTTTATCATTTTCGCGTCACAATGACGAATACTAATTAACTGTCCACGACACTCCAATGTACAAGGACCTTTGAACATCGCTTTCTGCTTCATACGAAGTTCGCTTCCTTCAGAAAGACCAAAAGCAGCCAATCTTCTCTTTAGTAAATGATCTAAAGACTGAATACTTTTCACTAACACTTTCTCACCTATTTTAATATCTACTAAACTCATAACCTTCCCCCTCAGAAGAGAATGATAATTATTTTCAGAAAAATTATATCACACTCTATTTCACTTGGACTATATCTTTTTGCTTCATATTTATTAACATTTCAATACAATTATATTTCAATAATTGTCATAACAGATTCGTTTGCCATTCTCATCCATTTCGCTTACAATAAACAATAGCAAATAAAGAATCTCGTTATCACAGGGGGAGCCATGCCGCTGAGAGGGAACACTTCGTTCCGACCCTTCGAACCTGTTAGTTAATGCTAACGCAGGGATTGTGCAAACGTCCGAAATACATACCTCTTTTTTATTTACGTATTTCGTATCCTCCTATGATAATGTTCTTTTTTGTACAACTTGGATTTAGGGGGAAACAACATGCGTAACACCAATTTACAAGCGATGATCGAATCTGCTATTCTTGCAGCCTTCGCCCTGGTCATCGACATTTTTCCATTATTATCAATCAAACTTTCAACAGGCGGTTCCATTTCATTTGCTATGATTCCTATTTTTATTATCGCATACCGCTGGGGCTTCAAAATGGCTTTCTTAGGAGGCTTAATTTGGGGATTACTACAAATTGTCGTAGGCGATGCCATTATCGTCACACCAATTCAAGTACTCATTGAATACTTCGTTGCTTTCGCATTCATTGGATTTGCTGGACTCTTTTATAAGCCAATTCAGCAGACCTTAATTAATGGTGAAAGAAAGAAAACAATTTCCTATATTATCCTTGCTACATTTATCGGTAGTCTAGCTCGCTATTTCTTTCACTTTATCGCCGGTATTATTTTCTGGGGACAATATGCACCGAAAGGTCAATCAGCAGTTCTATATTCTTTAATATTTAACGGTAGCACAATGATTGGTTCCTATATTCTATGTACCGTTTTACTTATATTTTTATTTATCACTTCACCACGTTTATTCAAAAGCATCAATGCTTATCAACTAAACTCAAACAAAAAGAGCGCTTAATGAGCGCTCTTTTTTTCATATCGTAATATCAATTAAAAAAACAATAAATGCACAAAAGAAAATAAATACCATCACACCTAGCCAATTGCTATGCACGGTTCATCGACTCCTTACATAACCTCATTTTCTAACCAGATTATATCGCTTAAAAATAAAGATTAAGTAAAGATAATATGAAAATAATTTAAAAAAGCGTAGATCATATTGTCTACGCTTTTTTCGGTAAATAGAAGTAAAATAACACACCTTCTTCTGTATTCTTTACTCCATATTCAGCACCGTGTAGTTCTAAAATATTCTTTGAAATAGCAAGCCCAAGACCTGTTCCGCCTTGTGAACGCTGACGAGCTGCATCCACGCGATAAAAACGATCCCAAATTTTATCTAATTGCTCTTCTTCAATGTGAGTGCCTTTATTTTCAATACATACTTTTATACGATCTTTTTCATCTATTGTAGAAATAATAATATCTTCTTTATTTGGTGTATAACGTATGGCATTCGTAATGAAGTTCACGATGACTTGTTCAATCCGGCCTTGATTTGCGGCTACTTCAAATGGACCTATATTTTTATGAACACGAAGTTCTTTTTTCTCTATTTCTACAGAAAGATGTTCACATATATCTTCAATTACTGTATCGATATAAAATGAATCCATTTTCATTTTATATGTGCCTGACTCAAATTTAGCTAACTCAAGCATATCCAAAATTAACGTATCCATTTTGTCTACTTCTCGTTCCATCGCTTGAAAATAGTACTCTTTTTTATGCTCAGCTACTCCATCTTTTAAAATAGAAATACAGCTTTTCATAATACTCAGCGGTGTTTTTAGTTCATGCGAAACACCAGAAATAAATTCTTTTCGCGTATTTTCTAATTTTCTTTCCTTTTCAATATCTTGTTCTAGCTGCCCAATATGCGAATGGAGTTTATTGGATAATACATTAATATTTTTCGATAAATCACCAATTTCATCTTTTGAAGTAATTGGTATTTGTTCTGTGAAATCTAAATGCGCTATTTTCTTCGTTGTATCATTTATTTTTAATAATGGTTTTGCAATTTGTTTAGAGTAATAGAAAGAAGCTAGAAAAATGAGAACGACTACAAATGCAATGATGTAAATGTAGTAATCTTGCACCATTTGTACAGCTTCATCTACAGGTTGTAAGGAAGCCATCGCATATATATATGTGACCGATCCGTCTTTTTCTTTTATCGGTTTGATTAATAATTTATATTTTATATCATTTTTTTCATAGTCCATTGTCTTTGTTGAATACTCTATTTGATTACTCTCTTTTAGTACTACATCCGTTTGAAATTCTTTTATACTATCCAAAAATAAAGTGTTTTTATAAATTGGATTTACGGGACCTTTTACATCAGGGAATTGTACTTTCGTAACACGCCCTTCTATGTAAGCATCTGGTTCTTGGACAGCTTGCTCCTGAACTGCCGGCTTCTTTTCCTTACCAACTTGTTCCCCAGCTACTTTCTTTTTCTCCTGATCTAATTTACTCATTTTCTCATTAAATGCTTTTTCTAACGGTTTATTAGATCCGCTTAAATTCCGCTTAGATAATGAGAAAGAGAATGGAATAAAACTATCTTCTTTTTTCACTCCAGAAAAATAAATTTCTTGGCCTAAAAACTGATTTGATGGTTTATTATCAATCTCCTCTATATTGACGAGATTGTATAGGGGGATTTTGAATAGTTGTTGTCCAAAGCTCTTTTGTTGCCAACGATTTATCGTTACCTCAAAATAAAAATCATCTGCATGCTTTAAATTCCCGTTCTGATCTAATGTCGTAATCCACGTATTATTTTCTCTTAAAAAGTCTTGCTCCAGCTTCTGAATTCCTTCTGCACTTCCCGCATAGTTCAAATAATTCTTTTCGAAGGAATTTAAATTCACTTTAATATCTTCCACTTTTCGATTCGCATAATATTGTTTAAAAAATATCGTTTGTCCAATAAATATCGTCGCTAAAATTAACATACATAATGCTGTTGTGAGGGTAAATAGTTTTAGTACAATCCCTTTTCTCATACATTTCCCTCAAATTTATAACCTGTTCGTACTACAGTTGTAATGTACTTTGCTTTCTCTCCTAATTTATTTCTTAAATTACGAATATGACTATTAACCGTTCGATCGTCACCAGCAAATTCATATCCCCAAATTCTTGAGATGAGTTGCTCTCGTGTTAAAACAATCCCTTGATTTTTCATAAAATACGCTAATATTTCAAATTCTGTATGTGTTAAATTAATGTCTGTTCTATCTACCGTAACAGTGCGCGACGGAAAATGAACGTGAATACCGTGGATTGATAATGTATCATCTTCATTCTCTAAAAGTTGCTTTGTCACTTTTCTACTTTCTAACAATCTTTTCGCTCTTGCTAATAAAATTGGAGGACTGTATGGCTTTGTCACATAGTCATCCGCTCCAAGTTCAAATCCAAGTAACGTATCATCTTCATCTACACGTGCCGTCAGCATAATAATAGGAACCTCAGATGTTTTACGGATTCTTCGGCAAACGGACCACCCATCAAGTTCCGGCAACATAATATCTAAAATAACTAAATCAACCTCTTCTTCCTCAAATACAACTAAAGCTTCTTTCCCGTCTCTCGCTTCAAACACTATATATTGCTCACTTAAAAAATAATCTTTTAATATTTCACGTAATATATCTTCATCTTCCACAATTAAAATATTTATTGCCATAACTTATATATCCCCTCCTACTTTCAAAAACTATCACTTCATTTTGAATAACTAGCAGTTAACTCCGCCTCGATAATATATCTATCCGGTGCATCCCCTATATAATCAAATGGATAGCAAGTCGTCAGTGTTAATATTGGTTCTTCTTTTTTTATAATAACAGTCCGATCATCCGCATGGGTAATCCATATCTTTTGAATTTCATATGTGTAAGTTTTATTATCATACTCTAAAACAAGAGTGTCTTTTTCATTTAACTCTCCTAAATCTGTAAATACAGTATCCCGGTGCCCACTTAGTACAGTATGCCCCCCTCCAGATGGCGTTGTCGTTAAATCACTAACGAACATACCAACTCCCTTTTTCAGCGTTGCATCATTTGCTCCCCAATATATAGAAAACTTCTTTTTTATTTTCGGTATATTTAACATTGCTATCTTTTCTCCTTCTTTATGCTCTGTTTGAGAAGAAGGCACTTGAGAAGTTACGGGGGTCTCATGTGAAAGTTGATTATGTTGTATATTGGTAAGGCTCTTTATTTCTTCTTTCGTTAATTGTTGAGCAGAGCTTTTTCCTTTATACCATTCCATAGCGTAATATGATCCCATGAATAGCCCGACGGCCATCAATATGATTCCGATATAATTAAGTAATTTCACATTTCATCCCTCCATGACAAAAATGGTAGGAATAACCTACCATTTTTAATATATGAAATTATCCCACTCTTTATAGGACAATATTTTATTTACGCCTTAATTTTATTACGACGATTCAAACCAAATAATGTACCTATTGCTACAAGACATGCGCTTAATCCCATCATTGCTACATTATTTGATGCTGTATTTGGTAATTTTTCACCTTGTACAACTGGCTTCGCTACTTCTTTTTTTGCCGCATCATTTTTTGTTTGTACTTGTGCTTCTTCTTTTTTCCTTACTTCATTCTTTTGTTGCTCTTTTATCGCTGCTTCTTTTTTAGCCATATCACTTTTTTCTTGTACTTGCGCCGCTTGCTTTTTCTCTTCTTCACTTTTTTGCTGTTCCTTAATCGCTGCTTCTTTTTTCGCTTTATCTTGTTGCAGTTGCGCTGATTCTTCCTTTGTTACTGTTCCAGTATCCGCGCTTGCTACTGAAGAATATCCTACTGTTAAAAGTGCCATTGCACAGATTGGTAATAGTTTCTTTTTCATTTTATATCTCTCCTTTTATACGTTTTACATCACTTCGCATCGGATGTATCACTAGAATAAACAAGAGATATAAATATAAGATGCAGATGAAATATATTTCATTTAAAGATTTCATTGTAAAAAAATAAAAAAACATCGCAATATATACGATGTTTTTTCGGGTGTGTGTCTCAATATTTACATGTTACTTTCGCGTGATTTAGAAGTAGAACGGGCCGGAGCGATAACTAATTGTCTCGGCTCAGTTTTCTTTAAGTGATTTTTGACGTTACACTTACGACGTTGAACAACCCATGCTTTAATAGGGTTTGTCAAAATAATCTTTTGCCCTTCGTTAGGGGTCTCTTCTTCAAACCTACAACTTTCGCTCCATTTATTCCATCTCATTGTAAATTTAGAAGAAGAATGATCATCTTCTCGATCAAACAAGTGCAAAAAATCCATTTCGCCAGCTAGCATTACGGTGTTGCTAGTTGCTAAAAAAGAAAAGGTTGTCCAACGTTTCTCCATGCCCTCCTACTCCTTTTTCACATATAGAGTGCCTAAAACTTAATTTACCTAAAATATGCTTGCCTTTTACCTTACACCCATAGTGTATCCAAAATACTTTTATGCAACTATCGATTTGCCTTACAGCTACCTTACATTTTTGTAAGAAACGAAAAAACCTTCACTCAATATACGTGAAGGTTTCTTATTTCTCATCTATATGATCTTTCATATGATTCACTCCTGCTTCTTGCAGCTGCGACATCATACCATGGGAAATTGCGCCTAATACTAAAGTCATTCCAATTAGTGAAATCCGAATCGCTGGTACATCAATTATGTAAGCCAAACTACCAAGAACAATTGTTAAAAGTAATGCTTTTATAAATGTTGCACTTGTGTACTGTTTCTTCTTCATTATCATCACCCTTTATGGAAGCGTTTTCTTAATATGATTAGTATATCATATCATCAGATGATTTTGTGGGGATTTCTGTAAAAAAACTTATATCTTCTTTGACTTTTTCCTTCCTATCCTTTACAGTCGAAATGTTCACAAGTTTTACACTGTAGGAGGACTCCAATGAATATTGAAATAAAAGACACTTTAATTTCTGAAGAACAATTACAAGAAAAAGTAAAAGAACTAGCACTTCAAATCGAACGTGACTTTGAAGGAGAAGAAATCGTAGTAATCGCTGTATTAAAAGGATCTTTCGTATTCGCTGCTGATTTAATTCGTCACATTAAAAACGATGTAACAATCGACTTTATTTCTGCATCTAGCTACGGCAATCAAACAGAAACAACTGGGAAAGTAAAACTATTAAAAGATATCGATGTAAACATTACTGGAAAAAACGTAATTGTTGTAGAAGACATTATCGATTCTGGTTTAACACTTCACTTCCTAAAAGATCACTTCTTTATGCATAAACCGAAGGCACTCAAATTCTGTACGTTACTTGATAAACCAGAGCGTCGTAAAGTGGACTTAAAAGCTGAATACGTTGGCTTCCAAATTCCAGACGAATTTATCGTTGGCTACGGTATCGACTGCGCAGAAAAATATCGTAACTTACCATTTATCGCTTCAGTTGTAACGGAATAATATAATAGAATAAACTTTCATCAATTACTGGTGGAAGTTTATTTTCTATCACGATTCGTAAAAGACAAAGGGAGAGAAAAAAATGACAAAGACAAAATTTGAAAAAGTACTCCTCATCGTAAATCCACAAGCAGGGCAAGGCGATTTACATACGAACTTAACGAAAATCGTACCACCTCTTGCGGCAGCTTTTCCTGACTTACATATCCTTCATACGAAAAAGCAAGGTGATGCAACAAAATATTGCCAAGAGTTTGCTAGTAAAGTAGATTTAATTATCGTCTTTGGTGGTGATGGAACAGTATTTGAATGCACAAACGGCTTAGCACCTCTTGAAACTAGACCTACACTTGCAATCATTCCAGGGGGAACTTGCAACGACTTCTCTCGCACACTTGGTGTTCCGCAAAATATTGCAGAAGCAGCAAAACTTATCACAAAGGAACACGTAAAACCAGTTGACGTCGCAAAAGCAAACGGACAGCATTTCTTAAACTTCTGGGGCATTGGACTTGTCTCTGAAGTATCAAACAATATTGATGCAGAAGAAAAAGCAAAGCTTGGAAAAATCGGTTATTACTTAAGTACTATTCGAACTGTCAAAAACGCTGAAACATTCCCAGTAAAAATTACGTACGACGGACAAGTATATGAAGACGAAGCTGTCCTTGTTATGGTTGGAAATGGTGAATATCTTGGCGGTATCCCGTCCTTTATCCCAAACGTAAAGTGCGATGACGGAACACTTGATATTTTCGTAGTCAAATCAACAGGCATTCAAGCGTTTAAAGATTATATCGGAAAGAAACTATTTGAAGACTCAAATGAAAATGATATTTTCCACGTAAAAGCGAAATCCATTCATATTGAAACCGAAGAAGAAAAAGAAGTAGATACAGATGGAGAAAGCTCGCTTCATACACCTTGTCATATTGAATTATTGCAAGGGCACTTTACGATGATTTATAATCCTGCGGTTGTATAAGAAAAAAACGAGTGATATCACTCGTTTTTTCTCTTCTAATCTAGTTATGTTGTTGAATCATTTCTTGTATTTCTTTAACTCTCTCCAAAGTAATTCCATTTCTTTGTTCTATCGCTAAAGGGTGTTCGGTTGGTTCCAATTCAACATACGGTGCCATTCCTACTTCTCTTATATGTACATTTGTCTTCAAATTTAGTGTTTCCAGATAAACTGGTATTTCTACAGATAACCAGCCGAAATAAGGATCACTATTTTCTCGTCCTCTCTCATCCCACTTTTCTAGCACTTTATCATAACTTTCTTTGCTAAGTGATACCCACACAGTCCATATGAAATTTTCGTGATAATCAATGATAGGAATCTCTAAACATCCTCTAATAAAGTAATGTTCATCGTCCATTACGCAAAGATCTGATGTTAAATGGAAGCGTTCCTCTCTTTCATGAGACGCTACCTCGTAATAATAATATGGTGCTTCACTTCCGTAGCATAGAGGAAGTGTAAAGCGGTTCATTTGTATCTTTTCTCCGGATTTTCTTCTTCTTTTCATTTATTATTCTTTCTCCTATCCTTTTCAGTCACAATCAAACTCTACCCAATTTCTCCAATGCGTATTAGAATCCTTCTTCACAATAACACTTGGATCTTTCTTCTCTATTGCAGCGGCTACTGATTGGAAGAATTCATTTTCACTTACTTTTTCGTCTTCAACATGTTTCCATTCTTCCGTTTCATATGCTACTTCCCAATTACCTTCTAAACCGAACTCTTCCAAAATCTCTTCTTTACTCCACCATAATAATGTTCTAACTTCTTCATTAGTAGCAAGCATACGCATAAAGTATGTTGGATAATGCTCTGTCGTTTGTACTTCTATTCCATTATCTCCATACTCTTCTTCTGTAAATTCATATTCAAAATGATGCTCACGTATTTTTAAACTGCCAGTATAAATATCTGGTATAAAATTACCTTCATCATCAAATAGTTCATAATCTCCATCATTTAATTGCAAAATACCATCATCACCCATTGAATGAGTAATTCTATCGCCATATACTTGAATATCATTAAATACACCTAATGAACCTACACCAACAATTTGAAACACCATTAGCCAATCCTTAGTATCTTTAAAGAAAAGAGAGAATTTCACTTGTGAAATATCCATATATTCATTATCAAAGGCAGGAAATTCATAGTTACATTGTTTTTTATCTAATATATTTAAAATATCTTTTGGCATATACATCACCTTTTCCTCAATATAATCATGTTTTAATTTCACTAGAGTATAACATAGACATACTTGCCTTTCACTTTCTAATAATACTACTAACAAAATAGAAGAATGACCTGTTTGCATGCCCTATTTCTTTTTAGGTACAATGAAGGAAAGTAGCAACCTGATACAAGGGAGAGGAAAAGCTGTGTTCAACCAACAGTTAGTTAATTTACGCATTGATTTTGCATTTAAACAATTGTTTGGTACGAATGGTAGTGAAGATATTCTAATTGCATTTTTAAACGCTATGTTACAAGAGTCTTTAGAGTCACCCATTGCTTCTCTACAACTTGAAGATCCACATTTACACAGGGCATATGAAGAAGATAAGTTATCTATTTTAGACATTTCAGCGACATTAAACACAGGTACAAAAGTAAATGTAGAAATACAGCTCAATAATAATCACGATATGATGAAACGCAGTTTATATTATTGGGGAAAATTATACACATCTCAATTACAAAAGGGCATGCCATACAGCGCACTTCATAAAACCATCACCATTAATTTATTGAACTTCATAATGTTTTCAGATCACAAAGAATTTCATACAACGGGAACATTATGGAATACACAACAACAAAAACTCCTAAGTGACGACATAGAAATCCACATTGTAGAAATTCCAAAGTTAACCGAACAATGGCATGAAGAAAAAGTCAATCCGTGGAAAGACCCGTTTGCTCGTTGGCTTTTATTACTTTCAGCAAATGAGGATGAGCACTTAACTAAAACATTGGAGGATATTGCTATGAACCAAGATCCTATTTTACAAAAAGCGATAAATAATTGGGAACGTATGAGT includes these proteins:
- the hpt gene encoding hypoxanthine phosphoribosyltransferase, translating into MNIEIKDTLISEEQLQEKVKELALQIERDFEGEEIVVIAVLKGSFVFAADLIRHIKNDVTIDFISASSYGNQTETTGKVKLLKDIDVNITGKNVIVVEDIIDSGLTLHFLKDHFFMHKPKALKFCTLLDKPERRKVDLKAEYVGFQIPDEFIVGYGIDCAEKYRNLPFIASVVTE
- a CDS encoding diacylglycerol/lipid kinase family protein — protein: MTKTKFEKVLLIVNPQAGQGDLHTNLTKIVPPLAAAFPDLHILHTKKQGDATKYCQEFASKVDLIIVFGGDGTVFECTNGLAPLETRPTLAIIPGGTCNDFSRTLGVPQNIAEAAKLITKEHVKPVDVAKANGQHFLNFWGIGLVSEVSNNIDAEEKAKLGKIGYYLSTIRTVKNAETFPVKITYDGQVYEDEAVLVMVGNGEYLGGIPSFIPNVKCDDGTLDIFVVKSTGIQAFKDYIGKKLFEDSNENDIFHVKAKSIHIETEEEKEVDTDGESSLHTPCHIELLQGHFTMIYNPAVV
- a CDS encoding Rpn family recombination-promoting nuclease/putative transposase, with the translated sequence MFNQQLVNLRIDFAFKQLFGTNGSEDILIAFLNAMLQESLESPIASLQLEDPHLHRAYEEDKLSILDISATLNTGTKVNVEIQLNNNHDMMKRSLYYWGKLYTSQLQKGMPYSALHKTITINLLNFIMFSDHKEFHTTGTLWNTQQQKLLSDDIEIHIVEIPKLTEQWHEEKVNPWKDPFARWLLLLSANEDEHLTKTLEDIAMNQDPILQKAINNWERMSQDSSFRQAYEAREKVLMDEAAKFAHAEKEGIKRGMEQGIKKGIEQGIEKGRKEGIQQVKTQMIKDMYELGMPLETIAKASKLSVHEVERILGHK
- a CDS encoding DUF2199 domain-containing protein produces the protein MKRRRKSGEKIQMNRFTLPLCYGSEAPYYYYEVASHEREERFHLTSDLCVMDDEHYFIRGCLEIPIIDYHENFIWTVWVSLSKESYDKVLEKWDERGRENSDPYFGWLSVEIPVYLETLNLKTNVHIREVGMAPYVELEPTEHPLAIEQRNGITLERVKEIQEMIQQHN
- a CDS encoding DUF7003 family protein, which translates into the protein MPKDILNILDKKQCNYEFPAFDNEYMDISQVKFSLFFKDTKDWLMVFQIVGVGSLGVFNDIQVYGDRITHSMGDDGILQLNDGDYELFDDEGNFIPDIYTGSLKIREHHFEYEFTEEEYGDNGIEVQTTEHYPTYFMRMLATNEEVRTLLWWSKEEILEEFGLEGNWEVAYETEEWKHVEDEKVSENEFFQSVAAAIEKKDPSVIVKKDSNTHWRNWVEFDCD